One part of the Schistocerca piceifrons isolate TAMUIC-IGC-003096 chromosome 2, iqSchPice1.1, whole genome shotgun sequence genome encodes these proteins:
- the LOC124777330 gene encoding uncharacterized protein LOC124777330 translates to MKAALLFVAALVAVAVVQGQPEESTTAASQGQEQPSATNPAVRTLVAASYAEEDEDTICVQADNKFYLYANSLKLYSCYNLLPKVYVVKPKSLCKPTLSDCPTN, encoded by the exons ATGAAGGCAGCTCTGTTGTTTGTTGCTG cACTGGTCGCAGTTGCAGTGGTCCAAGGACAACCAGAAGAGTCGACCACTGCCGCCAGCCAGGGTCAGGAACAGCCGTCCGCCACCAACCCGGCTGTGAGAACATTGGTGGCGGCGTCGTATGCGGAAGAAGACGAGGATACCATTTGTGTCCAGGCAGATAACAAGTTCTACTTGTATGCTAATTCACTGAAGCTGTATTCTTGCTACAACCTGCTACCGAAGG TTTACGTGGTGAAACCAAAGAGTCTATGTAAACCAACCCTGTCAGACTGTCCCACGAACTAG